The nucleotide window CGGAATCGCTGTCTCCATCCGGCAGGGACAGGGAGATAAAAAGGAAGCCTCACGGATATTCACGGCCGCGGTTTTTGGCACAGCGGTCCTCGGCATTCTGGCTCTGATTTTTGGAGTCTTAATGAGCGGTTCTCTGCTTCCGCTTCTGGGCGCTCGGACATTCTCCGAGCAGGACGCGGCGGGAGAATACGTCCGGATCCTGTTCATGGGTATGCCGTTCCTTCTGCTCTGCGGCGTGCTGAACGCCTTTATCCGAAATGACAGCCATCCCGGAGTCGCAATGGCGGGCACCCTGATCTCCATTTTCTCAAATTTAATCCTGCTGTGGCTGTTCATCGGCGGGATGAAACTTCCGGTCTCCTGTATCGCGGCGGCGTCTGTGATTTCCAATGGGCTTTGTGTCCTGTTCTATCTGGGATATTTTTTGAGCGGAAGATCTGTCCTGAGGTTCCGGATAGGCTTCCGGGCGGGCAATCTGAAAGAAATCGCACAGCCGGGTTTTGCGGGAAGCATGATTTTTCTGGCTCAGACGATTCTGACGGTCATCATCAACAACGTCCTGCTGGACGTGTCGGGGACATCGGGGATTGCGGCATACGGCGTGGTGAAATATGCGGTCACATTCATCTATGCGGTTTATGACAGCGTGAATCATGCGGCTCAGCCCATGTTCAGTGTCTACTATGGAGAACAGGACGTAAAAAGCATACGCCTGACGGCTAAAACCGCCGGCCGCGTCCTGGCCTGCGGAGCCGTGCTCCTCTGTCTTTTATTGTGTGCGGGGGCCCCGTATCTGTCCCTTCTGTTTTCCCTGAACGTTACGGCGGCAGTTCGGATGATCGGCCTGTCCTGTCTGTTTTCTTCAGCGGCGGCGTTCTTAAACAGCCTTTACCGGTCCACGGGGAAACCGGGTCTGTCCTTGATATTCACGGTGCTTGATAACCTTTTATTTCCGGCTCTGTTCATCTGGGTGCTGGTATATGGGGCCGGGCTTTCAGAAAATGGGGTCTGGGCCTCTCTTCTCCTATCGGAGGTGCTGACACTTCTGACGGCTGTCCTGGTGACGAAAGGCAGTCTGCTTCAGATACGGGCATCGGAAATCCCGGAGGATCGGATTTATCAGACACTGATCTTGAACGAAGAGGCCAATATCGTTGCACTCAATGAAGAAATTGAAGCGTTCTGCAATAAAAACGGGATAGACGGAAAAAAACAGTATTATATCCTGCTTTGCATCGAGGAAATTGCGGTCAATATCATCAAATATGGGTTCAAGGACGGCAAAAAACATTACATCGATATCCGGATCGCAGTTGGAGAGCAGGTGCTCTTAAATATCCGTGATGACGCCGTTCAGTTCGATCCGACGGCAAAAAAGGACGCGGATATCACGGCCGGCGCGGAATCAAGAGATATCGGAGGGCTGGGGATTTATCTGGTAAAGAAAGTGGCGAAGGAATTCAGCTATAAACGAGTCATCGGCTTTAATAATCTCCACATCGTACTGTAAAGGAGGGAACGAGGTTGAATGTTATTTTGGATTCACTCCGGGACAAAAAGAACTGGCTCCGGCTGGTCCTTTCCGCCGTGCTGTTTTTTGCGGTGGCCCTTCCCTTCCGGCAGCTGCTCTCTCTGATGCCCGGAATCACGGAAATACGGCCGGCAAATGTGATACCTCCGGTGCTGGGACTCATGTGGGGCCCTGCCGCGGCGTTCGGTACGGCGATCGGGAATCTGATCTCTGATATGATTTCCGGAAGCAATGCTTTTGTGTGTATTATGGGATTCCTGGCTAATTTTTTTTATGCTTATCTGCCTTATAAGCTGTGGTATTCTTTTCGGGTCGATGAAAAAGACCTCTACCCGACACTTGGCAGTGTGCGGAAGATACTCAAGTACATTTATGTGATCCTTCTGGATTCCCTGGTGGTGACCGGGATGCTGTCCCTGATTTTTGAAACGGCAGGATTTTCCGGAAGCGGAAGCTCTTATGCGCTGCTGTTTTTCAATAATTTTGACTTTGCGGTTCTGTTGGGAGTCCCCATCCTGATATTTTTGGAACGTTTTCATCCCGACTACTATGTGCCTGGCGCAAAGCGCAGGAAAAAGGGGAGCTATCTTCGTTTTGACTGTATGCTCTTTGCAGCGGCGGCCCTGGGCCTGGGATGGTTCTGGATATCATTTTTGAGAGGAGCGCCGGTGGAAAGTATAAAAGCGCCGGCACTGCTTGCAGTTTCCATGGTCCTGGTGTTTCCATCAGTGGGAAAACCCTTTAATTTTGATAAAAAAGAGCAGCTCAGAAATATCCGGGAAGTAAAGACTACAATCAAGACAAAGGTGGTCATCGGGTTTTTGATGCTCGCCGTCATTTTTATCGCCTTTGTGGGCCTCACGGCTTATCATTCCCAGACAGGAGATGATACGCTGACCCATTGGCGCTATGTCTATCAGATAGTAGGCCTTGCGATCAATATTATTTTTGCCGTGGCGATCGTGTTCCTGTGGTATGTGGAGCGGAATATCGTCGACCCTCTGGAGAGATTGGCAGAAAACGTCAGGGAGTTCGCGGCCCAGCCCGCGGATTCGGGAGAGATACCAGAGCCAAAGATCACGGACATTGATACGGGGGATGAGATAACCCTTCTGGCAGATTCCTGCAATACCATGATGCGCGATATCACTGCCTATATGCACGACTTAAGGGCCGTCACTGCAGAAAAGGAGCGCATCGGGGCAGAGCTCTCCGTGGCGACTGAAATCCAGGCCTCGATGCTGCCCTGCATCTTTCCGGCGTTTCCGGAACGGCCGGAATTCGATATCTATGCTACCATGACCCCAGCGAAGGAAGTAGGAGGAGATTTCTATGATTTTTTCCTGGTGGATGATGATCATTTGGCGATAGTGATCGCCGACGTATCCGGAAAAGGAGTGCCGGCCGCCCTTTTTATGGTCATTGCCAAAACGCTTCTTAAAAACTGCGCTCAGACCGGCCTCTCTCCCAAGGCAGTATTGGAGAAGGTTAATAACCAGCTCTGTGAGAATAACGAAGCGCAGATGTTTGTGACCGTCTGGCTGGGAATCCTGGAAATCTCTGCCGGCCGCCTCACCTGTGCCAACGCGGGGCATGAGTATCCGGCTCTGAGAAAGGATGGCGGGGACTATGAACTCGTGAAGGATAAGCACGGATTTGTGCTGGCGGGCATGGAGGATGCCCGCTACCGGGAGTATGAGTTGGAACTCGGCCCCGGCGACAGCCTGTATGTCTATACGGACGGGGTGGCTGAGGCGACGGACGGGGACAATACGCTTTTTGGGACAGAGCGGATGCTGGAGTCTTTGAACCGCCACAAAGAAGCAGCGCCGGGAGAATTTCTTTCCCTTATCAAAGAAGATATCGACGCCTTTGTGGGCAGCGCCCCTCAGTTTGACGATATCACCATGGTGAGCCTGCGGCTCAGAGGAGCGAAGGAGAGAGGATCATGAAAGAGTTAACGGTGGCGGCCACTCTGGAGAATCTGAGTGCCGTACAGGACTTTATTGAACGGGAACTGGAACAGAATGACTGTCCCATGAAAGCCATTATGCAGATTTCCATAGCTGTGGAGGAAATCTATGTCAACATTGCTCACTACGCTTATAATCCTTCAGTCGGGAAGGCCACCATCCGATGCGAGGTCGGGGGAGAGCCGGTCCATGTGACTATTCAGTTCATGGACAGCGGAACGCCTTTTGATCCGCTGGCAAAGAAGGATGCCGACACGACCCTTTCCGCGGATGAGAGAGGGATCGGCGGGCTCGGCATACTCATGGTGAAAAAATCCATGGACCAGGTGGACTACGCTTATGAGAGCGGGAAAAACATTCTGACGATACGAAAGGAATTGAATAAATGACGGGCGGCATGGAGCAGTATGGCTGCGCGGTGGCCCTCCAGACGGCAGTGTCCATAGAGACCGCCGGCGTGATGCGGCTGTATGGGGAATGGCGGACTCTTCATTATCCGGGCGACAGCCAGATTTACTATGAGACAGAATTTGAGCGGGACGGAAAACACTTTCGTCTGGTCACGGCTCAGCAGGAGGAAATGGGGATGCCCGCGGCAGTGTCGCTTTCCCATAAGCTGATAGAACGGTTCCGTCCCAGGTACCTGATCATGCCGGGGATAGCCGCCGGGATAGGGGCGGAACAGATCTTCGGCGACGTGATTGCCGCCGACACGGTCTGGAACTATTCCTATGGAAAATTCGTCAGTGCCGATGAAGCGGGCATACAGTTTGGAACCGTGGGCTTTCTGCCGCGTCCCACCAGCCTCTATCTGGATAAGGAGGTAGAGCGTTACGTCCGAAGGGCCGCCAAAGCGCCGGACAATGAGTTCCATGTCCATATCGGCCCCATGGCCTGCGGCACGGCAGTCGTCTCCAACAGCGAGGTGGTGGAGAAACAGGTGAGGGCACAGTTTCCTCTGACGGCAGGACTTGATATGGAGTCCTACGGCGTCTTTTACGCGGCCCGCCACGCGTCGGGCCTTAAGCCGGAGCCGGTCGTAGTAAAAAGCATCTGTGATTTTGCCGACGAAGGAAAGAACCATATCTATCAGAAATTCGCGTCGTTTACCAGTTCGGAATTTGCCAGACTGCTTTATGAAAAGTATCTTCCGCTTGAATAAAGAAAGGTGTTTTTATGGAATTGACACAAGACCTGCTTAATGGACTGCTGGGCTGTGCGGAAGCCCTTTATATCGTGGAGGAAGTCAGCAAGACAGTTGTGTACATAAGCTGTTTTCCCAGTAGGAGCAAGACGGGAGGGCCATTTCTTGGCGAAGTCTGCTATAAGGCTTTTTTGGGGAGGGAGGAACCCTGCCCCTTCTGCCCTTCTCTGTCCGAAAATCAGGACGATGGAGCTCCCCCTTACACCTGGGATTATTTTGAACCGGATTCCGGGCAGTGGCTGAAGATCAAAAACCGCCTGGTCACGTCAAAAGGGATTCAGTACCGTGTTGGGAATATCAATGTCATCAGCGATATGATGGGACTCGGATGTGACGCAGTAAAGGAAGTCGGGATGATGCAGCGGCTCATCCTGGAAAGAGATGAGATGCGCGACCAGCTGTTTTATGAGCTGAGCCACGACCGGCTTACCGGACTTTTAAACAGGAACCAGTATAATCGGGACCTGGAAAGTGTCTACCGGGAACCGAAAGCGTATGGGATCCTGTATTTTGACCTGAATAACCTGAAGGAGGCGAATGACCGGTTTAATCATTCCGAGGGGGACGCCCTGCTCCGCCGACTGGCAGATTCCATTCGTACCGCTTTGTGTGAGGACCGATTCGGTTACCGGTTAGGCGGCGACGAGTTCCTGATCGTTTGGGCCGGATGCTCTAAAGAGGAGCTGAACCGTTGCAGGGATGATATCCTGCGGGAGCTGCGGCAGCGGGATGAAGGGCAGAGACTTGTCTGCAGCGTAGCGGTAGGGGATGCTTGGAACGGCTGTACGAAAGATCTGGAACAGCTGGTGTTGGAAGCAGATAAACGGATGTATGAGGAAAAGAGGAGAATCAAAGGCCATGGAACAGAATGAAGTGTTCAGAAAAACCAATTTGGAACGGATCTCATCGCCGGAGAAATTGAACGATTATATAAAGGTCATCAATCCCAGTGTCGTGATCATGCTGGCAGCATTGGGCCTTCTGCTGGCCGGAGGCCTGATATGGGGATTTTTGGGTAATATCCCTCTGACAGTCAGCGCTTCGGGAGCCTTTTATTCTGCTGAGGGAGACGAAACCTGTGACAGGCTGGCTGTGGTCGTACCTTCAGAAGATGCGGGAAGCCTGCAGACAGGGATGGAGGTTCAGGTTTCACCCAGCACGGCGGGGCGAGATTCCTACGGTTTTATCCGGGGAAAAATAGCGGAGATCGAGACGTATCCGGTGACGGAAGAAGAATTGACGGAGCTCTTGGGCAGCGAAAAGCTGCCGGAACTCATCATGCCGGATACGGCGGGAATTCTTGTGACGGTGGAGCTGGAGACGGATGAAAATACAGCGAGCGGCTTAAAATGGTCGTCCGTCAAAGGCAGAGAAGTGGCCGTCCGGCCCGGTACGACGGCCGCGGCCCTGGTGGTCCTTAAAAATCAGAAGCCGATCGATTTGATCCTGGAAAACTAAGGAGTTGGCAGATATGGTAAAACCGGTGAAAGTACCAGTGATCATACAGATGGAAGCTTTGGAGTGCGGCGCGGCTTCCCTGGCGATGATCATGGCGTATTATGAAAAATGGGTCCCGTTGGAACAGGTCCGTATTGCCTGCGGCGTTTCCAGGGACGGCAGCAGCTTAAAGGGTCTTAAGGCAGCCGCCGCGGAATACGGGTTCCAGGCAAAGGCTTATCGCTATGAGCTGGAGGCTGTGGGGGAAATTCCTGTTCCTGCGGTAATCCATTGGAATTTTAACCATTTTGTAGTGCTCTGCGGATTTACCCGGAAGGGAGCCGTCATCAACGACCCGGCCAGAGGGAGGACCGTCGTTTCCATGAAGGAATTTGACCGGGCCTTTACCGGCGTAGTCCTTTCCCTGGAACCGGGAGAGGACTTTGAAAAAAGCGGCGCGCCAAAGAGTATCTGGGGCTTTGTAAAAAAGCGCCTGGCCGGGACCAAGGCCGCGTTTGCCTTTATCATGGTCACGGCGCTGTTCATCGCGTGCATTGGCATCGTTCAGCCTCTATTCTCCAAAGTGTTCATGGACAGTATCTTAACAAGAGAACATGCGGAATGGCTGTATCCATTCATAGGGCTTTTGACCGCCGTGGTGCTTTTTCAGCTGGTGGTCACGTTTCTTAAAACAGTATACAGCAAGCGGCTGGAAGGGAAATTTGCCATTGTCGCCAATACGGGCTTTATCTGGCATGTGCTGCACCTGCCCATGAACTTTTTCTCACAGCGGAGCGCCGGAGATCTGGCGGGGAGGCAAGGGCTTAATCAGGGCATCACCAATACGCTGATATCGGAGATTGCTCCGACAATCCTGGATTTTATGACGCTTATCCTGTATTTGGTCATTATGATACGCTACAGTTTGATCCTGACCTTGGTAGGTCTTGTGACCGTCGCGGTCAATCTGTTTTCGGCACAGATCGTATCAAAGAAGATCATGAACATAAGCAGGGTTGCCATGCGGGAGCAAGGCAAGGTGCAGAGTGTCACCACCTCCGGCATAGAGATGGTGGAGACCATCAAGGCATCCGGCGCGGAGAACGGTTTTTTCCAGCGCTGGTCCGGGTATGTGGCGAGGGAAGCAGCAGAAAACAACAGGATGCTTTATGTGAACCTGTATATGAATTCCATTCCTCAGTTCCTCACCTCTCTGGCCAATATTTCCGTTCTGCTGATCGGGGCGCTGCTGATATTCGGCGGGAGCTTCACCGTCGGCATGCTGCTGGCTTTTCAGGGCTTCATCGGTCAGTTTATCGCGCCTGCGCTCACCCTGACCGCGGTCAGCTCTACTATACAGCAGATGCGCGCTTCCATGGAGCGCGTGGAGGATGTGATGGAATATCCCGCTGACAGGACAGAAGAGACGTCAGAGGCAGGGAGCCTCAAAGGAGCGCATAAGCTGTCGGGAGATATTGAGCTTGAGCACATCACCTTCGGATATAATACGATGCTCGCCCCTCTTATTGATGATTTCTGCATCCATATAAAGCCTGGCTCCAAGATCGCCTTTGTCGGCGGTTCCGGCTGCGGGAAATCCACCATGACAAAGCTGATCTCCGGACTCTATAAGCCATGGTCCGGCTCCATCCGTTTTGACGGCAGGCCGATGGACGAGATAAACCATATGATCTTCACCAGCTCTTTGGCGGTGATTGACCAGGATATCACACTGTTTCAGGATACCATCAGCAATAATATCAAAATGTGGGACGATTCCATCGAGGATTTTGAGGTCATCATGGCGGCCAAGGACGCCAGCATGCACGAAGAAATCATGCTTCGGGACGGCTACGGCTGTAAGCTGACCGAAGGCGGCAGGAACTTCTCCGGCGGACAGAGGCAGAGGCTGGAGATTGCCCGGGTGCTCGCCCAGGATCCCAGCATCGTCATCCTGGATGAGGCCACCAGCGCGCTGGATGCCAAGACGGAATACGAGGTCATCCATGCCATCAAGGAGCGGGGGATCACCTGCATCATCGTTGCCCACAGGCTGTCCACCATACGCGACTGCGATGAGATCATCGTGATGAATTACGGTGAGGTCGTGGAGCGGGGAACTCATGAGGAACTGATGAGTAACGGCGGGCTGTATACGCAGCTCATCACGACAGAATAAGGAGGAGGACTTCATGGGATGGTTTGAAGACCAGCTGCAGCAGCGGCAGGAAATGGATGACGAACTTTTCGTAAATGCGTTTTATGAGCTTTCCTCGGTAGTGATGCCTTCAGCCGGCGCACATGCCATGGAAGACGACATAGAAGCTTCAGGAAATGCCATTGTAGAGATTCTGCATTATCTGCATGCTCCTTCTGCGGAGATCCCTCCGGAGATCAAAAATCTGAATGACCGGTTGGAATACGCCCTGCGCCCCACCGGCATTATGCGCCGGCGGGTGGAGCTCACGGACACATGGTACCGGGACTCCATCAATCCGCTTCTGGCGGCCAAAAAGGATGGGACAGTCGTGGCGCTTCTTCCCAGCGGCGTCAGAGGATACCGCTATTTCGACCCGAAGAAAAAGCGGAGAGTCCGGGTCACAAAGAGGAATGTGGAAGAATTTGAACGAGATGCTTTCTGTTTTTATCAGGCGTTTCCTCAACGGGAGATGGGAATCCGGGATCTCCTGGTTTTCATCGCCCGCAGCCTGAGCGTGTGGGACTATGCTTATGCGGCGGCGATGACCCTCGTGATATCTCTCATCGGCCTGGTGACGCCCTACGCCACCCAGATTGTCTTTTCCAGCGTCATCCCGGCGGGAATCGCTTATTATCTGTTTCCCATCAGTGTGCTGTTGATCACGGCATTGGTAGCCAGCAATCTGTTCTCCATGTGCAGCAGTGTCCTGGACGCCAGGATTGAGCGGAAATTAAATATCGCGGTGAAAAGCGCCGCGATGGCGAGGCTTCTGTCACTGCAGCCGGGATTTTTTAAGGAATCGTCGGCAGGCGAGACGGCGAAGCGCCTGGAAAGTATAAGCAATCTCGCCAAAACCCTGGAGGATACTGTGATCAATACGGGACTTACGGCGCTCTTTTCCCTGGTCTATGTAGTCCAGATCATAAGCTTTTCAAAACCGCTTGCCATAGCGGGCTGTGCGATCCTCGGCCTGAATCTGCTCTACACAGTATTTGACAGCTACTTTCAGATGTCCTATTCCAGGAAGACGCTGAATGCGGATGCAAAGCTCAACGGTATGGTTTTCTCTATTTTCAATGGAATCCAGAAGATTAAGCTGTCCGGTTCGGAAAAGCGGATGTTCGGCAGATGGGCGAAGGAATATAAGGAATCGGCGAAGCTTTCTTATGATCCGCCGATGGTGGTGAAGCTGGGCCCGGTTGTGAGCGTACTGTTTTCTGCAGGAAGCCTGCTGGTGCTTTACACAGTGGCGGCGGTCTCCGGTGTGAGTCCAGCGACCTATATGGCGTTTACCGCTGCCTACGCTTCTGTCAGCACCGCGATCATGGGGCTGGCGCAGATTACGGGCGTTATAGCGAAAATAAAGCCCATGATGGAAATGGCTGAGCCGATCATGAAGGCAAGGCCGGATGTATCGGGGCATAAAAAGAGCGTCACAAAGCTGGGCGGAGGAATCGAACTCAGCAATATCACATTTCAGTATAAACAGGATGGACCGAAGATTCTTGACAATCTGTCCCTTAAGATCCGTCCGAACCAGTATGTAGCGGTAGTTGGCAAAACAGGATGCGGAAAATCTACGCTGATGCGTATTCTGCTGGGCTTCGAAAAGCCGCAGTCGGGGGCGGTCTATTACGATGGGAAGGACCTCGAGACGCTGGACGTGCGTTCTGTGCGGCGGAATATCGGGGTGGTAATGCAGAATGGAGCGCTTTTCGCAGGAGATATTTATTCCAATATTGTCGTTTCCGCGCCGTGGCTGACTCTGGAGGATGCCTGGGAAGCGGCGAGGATGGCCGGCATCGACGAGGACATCCGCAGGATGCCGATGAACATGCACACAGTTCTTTCCGAGGGAAGCGGCGGAATATCCGGAGGGCAGAAGCAGCGGCTGATGATCGCCCGCGCCATCGCTCCGGGGCCTAAGATCGTCATGTTCGACGAAGCGACTTCGGCGCTTGACAATATCACCCAGAAGCAGGTCTCCCAATCCCTGGACGGTCTGCACAGCACCAGGATCATCATAGCGCACCGGCTGTCCACCATCAAACAGTGTGACCGCATCATCCTGTTAGACCAGGGAAAGATCGCGGAGGACGGTACCTTTGACGAGCTGGTTGCCCAAAACGGGCAGTTTGCGGAGCTGGTGCGGCGGCAGATGGTATAGAAATAAAAATAGAAAGAAAGTGAGACACTCCGTTCTTCTGACCGTATATATAAGCAGAAGGCAGAGAAACAAAAGTCCAGAAAAAGAAAAGGAGATATTCAGATGAGTGAAGAGAAGAAATTTACGGAATTAAGTGAAGAAGCGACGGAGTCCGTGGATGGCGGTACGGCAGGCGTTTACTGCGGCAAGCGGATCATCACGGCTTTCGGAAAGGCATGCGGTGACTATTCGCCGGGCAGAAACTTTTTCAACCAAAGGGTCATTGCCATCAGCGGTACCTGCGGAGCGTGCAGACATATGGTCAGGTGCGACGGCTGGCATGTGTGCGACGCCAGGATCATTTCCGGCGGCGAGTAAAGCCGGAGTATTAGCCTGTATGTAAAATAATTTACATAAATAACCAATCTTAAGGAGGAAATGAACATGAGTGAAGAAAAGAAAGCAATGGAACTGACGGATGAGGAATTACAGTCTGTAGACGGCGGCAGAGCGGCATACGGCGGCCACAGGATCGTGACCGGAATAACGAAGGCCTGCGGAGATTACGCTCCCGGCTCGAACTTCTACAACAGGAAGATCCTGGCTGTCAGCGGTACATGCGGCGCATGTTCTCATTTGATGAAAGAAGACGGCTGGCATCTTTGCGGTTTTCACAAGGACTGATCTTAAAGGAAGTCAGACGAATTGTGCGGGCGTTTCGGTGAAACGCCCGCGTATTCGCGTATAAAGGAGACAGGAATGAAACGAAGCTGGGTGCGAAGAGATTTTTCGGCTGACAGCCCGATCCGGGAGACACTTCTTTTAAAACTGCTTAAACAGTCTTCTGCGGTCAGGGAGATCCCGGACCAGTATGACGAATGGATCGCCGCAGCCGGAATCCCGGAGGAAGAGCGGTCTGCCATGGACAAGGGCCTTTTCAGAAAAAAGGAATGACGGTAATGGAACGAGGAAAGGGTACTTTATGAAGAAGCGGTCCGGGAGGAAGAGAGAATGTCAGTCGATCTGGAGTCAAAGGACGGGATAAGCTGTATGTACGAACAGTATTTTCCCAAAATCTACAATTATGTGTATTACCGGGTTTATGACCATGAGATTTGCGGAGACATCGTCAGCGGTATTTTTCTGAAGGTATTGGAGCATGCACGGGACTACGACCCGCAGAAAGCCGGATTTTCCACATGGATTTATGCCATAGCGCGCCATGCGGTCGTCGATTATTACCGCAGGGCAAGGCAGCCTGCGGATAATTTGGACGATTTTATGGATACGCTCGCCTGTTCTCTGGATTTTGAAGAGGCATACCGTATATATTCTGAGGAAATGCACGGAGAGATCATGAGCCTGCTCGGAGTGCTGAGCGAAACAGAACAGAATGTCATATATATGCGCTATTTTGAAGGGCGGAGCGGCAGGGAGACAGCCTTTTCACTGGGATTAAACCCCAGTACGGAACGGACTCTCCATGGCCGCGCCCTCAAAAAAATGCTCCGATTTTTCAGAGAGCAGGGCATATCCCTGGAGGATATGGTCTGAGAGACAGGATAAAGATAAGGAGGAATCGAGAATGAAAGAAGAAAAGATGACAAATAGGAACGGCTTTTCCGCTTTGTCCGACGAGGCTCTGGACGGCGTAACAGGCGGTCTGAGGAGCATGGACTGGCGCACCTGCAAAACCTGCGGCTATTTGGGCGGGGGATGGCTGTTTACCGATGGAAACCGAAACGTCAGATGCCCCGAGTGCGGGGCAAAGCAGTCAGCCTGGTAGAAGGCGGCAGAAAAAGATACGCAGAAATACCTCGTGGGAATGGCAGAGGATTTTATATAAGCATTGGACATTGTGGCAAATAAGAAGTAAAATACAGATGTAGCCAGATATGGAATCATTTCTCTGGCGCATCTGTTTTTTGATGTGGGGAAGCAGCTTAAAACAATCTTGAACATGAAAAGAAAGTGAGGAAAGGAATATGAGTAAAATATTGGTGGCATATTTTTCGGCAAGTGGAGTCACTGCCAAATTGGCAAAGAAACTGGCTTCGGCGATAGACGGGGACCTGCACGAGATCGTACCGGAACAACCGTATACGGCGGCCGACCTGGACTGGATGAACAAAAAAAGCCGCAGCAGTATTGAAATGAATGATAAGTCTTTCCGCCCTGCCGTTGCGAATAAGGTTCCCAATATGGGGAAATATGATGTCCTCTATATTGGATTTCCCATATGGTGGTACGTTGCGCCTTCGATCATCAATACATTTTTGGAGTCCTATGATCTGGAAGGAAAGACTGTCATCCCCTTTGCGACCTCGGGGAGCAGCGGAATGGGTCAGACCAACGAAGAATTGAAGGTATCCTGTCCAGGCGCGCTTCTCAAAGAAGGGAAACGCTTTAATGCGGATGCGGAAACGGCAGAACTTAAGAAATGGGCGGACAGCTTCGGGCTGTAAAGAAGCGGAGAGCCTGTTGGCAGATAAATAAAAGAAAGAAGAGTGAGGACAGTGCGAATGGATCATTTAGGAAAAGAAATCAGAAAACTGGGTTTTGGCATGATGCGGCTGCCGCAGAAGGACGGCAGGATTGATATCGAACAGACCAAACAGATGGTGGATATGTTTTTAGAAGCCGGTTTTACATATTTTGACACTGCGTGGGCATATGCCGGCAGCGAGGACGCGGTCCGTCAGGCGCTGGTGGAGCGCTATCCCCGTGACAGATTTCAGTTGGCGACTAAAAACGCGGCGTGGATCGACTGTAAAAGCAGAGAGGATGCGGCCAGGCAGTTTGACGTTTCTTTGGAGCAGACAGGGGCGGGCTATTTTGATTTTTACCTGCTGCATAATTTGGGAGAGGGCCGCACCCATTTCTTCAATGACTTCGATATGTGGAGCTTTGTGCGGGAGAAAAAAGAGCAGGGGCTGATCAAACACATCGGATTTTCATTCCATTCCACGCCGGAGGAGCTGGATGAGCTTCTGACCAGGCATCCGGAAATGGAGTTTGTACAGCTCCAGATCAATTATGCCGACTGGGATTATCCGGCGGTGCAGTCCCGCCGCTGCTATGAGGTGGCGAGGAAACACGGAAAGCCGGTGGTGATCATGGAGCCGGTGAAGGGCGGCATGCTGGCCAATCCTCCGGAATCGGTCCAAAAGATTTTTAAAGCCGCTGAGCCGGACAGATCCATCGCATCCTGGGCCATCCGTTTTGCCGCTGATCTGGAAGGCGTGATCACGGTGCTGTCCGGTATGAGCGATCTGGAGCAGATGCAGGATAATCTTTCTTACATGAAGGAGTTTACCGGTCTTTCGGCGGAAGAGAGGGAAACCCTTAAAACCGCGCAGAAAGAGATCGCCCGG belongs to Qiania dongpingensis and includes:
- a CDS encoding aldo/keto reductase produces the protein MDHLGKEIRKLGFGMMRLPQKDGRIDIEQTKQMVDMFLEAGFTYFDTAWAYAGSEDAVRQALVERYPRDRFQLATKNAAWIDCKSREDAARQFDVSLEQTGAGYFDFYLLHNLGEGRTHFFNDFDMWSFVREKKEQGLIKHIGFSFHSTPEELDELLTRHPEMEFVQLQINYADWDYPAVQSRRCYEVARKHGKPVVIMEPVKGGMLANPPESVQKIFKAAEPDRSIASWAIRFAADLEGVITVLSGMSDLEQMQDNLSYMKEFTGLSAEERETLKTAQKEIARIPLIPCTTCNYCAKVCPGNIGISGSFTALNYLTLYQDMPSAAHQEDWLVSGHGKKRAAECIKCGKCEEVCPQHISIRKELERAAETFGNKE